A region of uncultured Anaeromusa sp. DNA encodes the following proteins:
- the tnpA gene encoding IS200/IS605 family transposase, translating to MDKSLAHTKWMCKYHVVFTPKYRRKIIYNQLKVDIRDNLKALCKYKGVEILEGHMMPDHIHLLLSIPPKYSVSYIMGYLKGKSALMIFDQHANLKYKFGNRHFWSIGYYVSTVGLNEATIKKYIREQEKVDQMMDKISVKELEDPFRGN from the coding sequence ATGGACAAAAGCTTAGCACACACAAAATGGATGTGCAAGTATCACGTAGTATTTACGCCCAAGTATAGGAGAAAAATCATCTATAACCAACTAAAAGTAGATATCAGAGATAACTTAAAGGCGTTGTGCAAATATAAGGGTGTAGAAATCTTGGAGGGGCACATGATGCCCGACCATATCCATCTTCTGCTATCAATACCACCAAAGTATAGTGTGTCGTATATAATGGGTTATCTAAAAGGAAAGAGTGCATTAATGATATTCGATCAACATGCGAATCTGAAATACAAATTTGGGAATCGACATTTCTGGTCAATTGGATATTATGTGAGTACAGTTGGCCTTAATGAAGCCACAATAAAAAAGTATATAAGAGAACAAGAGAAAGTAGATCAAATGATGGATAAAATTAGTGTGAAAGAGTTGGAGGACCCCTTCAGGGGTAACTAG